The genomic segment ATCGACGGCTGGCACGTTCGAACTCGGCGATCACCTCGGCCAGCGACTCGTCGTCGGTGACGGTGAAGGTGCCCTCGTCGCGGTTCGAGTAGCCGTCGCATTCGGACTCCTCCAGGCCGGCCCAGAATCGCTGGAACCAGATCCGTTCGGCGCCCGCGGCGTGCTTGATCAGGGAAATCGGCGTCGTCAGCGAAGCGACGAGCCGTCGGCGGGCGTCGGTTTCGGACAGGCCGCGGACGGTCTCGACCAGCGCTTCGCGGTTGCGGTCGAGCATGTTCTCGAGGAGTTCTCGTTCGGTGCCGTCGGTGATCCTGTTCGTGCCCATGGGTATTCACTCCGTTTTTTTGCGAGGGGTCGGCGAAGAAGCCGCGGTTCGACGCGGCCGAAGCCAGAGGGGGAAGTGCCGGGCGCGGGCAGATGTGGACACCGCAGCCGAGGCCCATCGTAGGGCCTCCACGACGGCGAGGTCAATCTGGCAAGGGAAAATTCCGTCCACGGCCTAAGCGACAGGGAGCCAGGGTGAGCCTCACCGCGGCCGGGGTGCCCGCGGCGGGGTGCGCTACGTTTGCGCAAAATCCTTCACCTTACGGAGAATCCCATGTCTGCTCACCGCTCGGCCCGGCCCGCGCTGCTGGCCGTGTCGCTGTTCGCGATCACCGGATTGACGGCCTGTGACCAGTCCTCGCCGGTGACCGCGCCCGGCACGGCGACCCCGGCCGCCGCGCCCTCCTCGGCCGCCGCGGCGAAGCCCGACCAGGATCCAAGCCCTCAGAGCGTGT from the Amycolatopsis magusensis genome contains:
- a CDS encoding DinB family protein; this translates as MGTNRITDGTERELLENMLDRNREALVETVRGLSETDARRRLVASLTTPISLIKHAAGAERIWFQRFWAGLEESECDGYSNRDEGTFTVTDDESLAEVIAEFERASRRSREIAARFDLDDTKDNPLEGTVSMRWTLLAMIEEFARHAGHGDILREQLNRPVAPAAANG